Proteins encoded within one genomic window of Gloeobacter kilaueensis JS1:
- a CDS encoding glutamyl-tRNA reductase, with the protein MQIAVIGLSHRTAPVEIREKVSIPEQQVAEYVSRLRSCSQIAECAILSTCNRLEIYAVLRDSEHGLREVTQFLAESKGVALPMLQRHLFTLLHQDAVMHLMRVAAGLDSIVLGEGQILAQIKVTHKLAQQGKGVDRILNQLFKAAITGGKRVREETDIGKGAISVSSAAVEMAMRKKNRRSLQDQRCLVVGAGKMGELVLRHLISKGARQIIVLNRSLEKAAQMVEQFGLMLPVATIDELGNHLGAADLIFTCTSASEPLINYERLSQVRREQPLMIFDIAVPRNVAVDVEELSNVHLFNVDHLKQVVEENRAYRQLMVQQCEDILLQQLDEFLDWWRNLEAVPTINSLRQKVETIREQELEKALSRLGTEFGEKHQGIIDSLTRAIVNKILHDPMVQLRAQRDVEARRRALQTLQTLFNLEPLGSNPEPPVL; encoded by the coding sequence ATGCAGATCGCGGTCATTGGGTTGAGCCACCGAACTGCACCAGTCGAAATCCGAGAAAAAGTCAGCATTCCTGAGCAACAGGTAGCTGAATATGTTTCGCGGTTGCGCAGTTGTTCCCAGATTGCCGAGTGCGCAATCTTGAGCACCTGCAACCGGCTTGAAATTTACGCGGTGCTCCGCGACAGCGAGCACGGCCTGCGGGAAGTGACCCAGTTTTTAGCCGAGAGCAAGGGGGTGGCGCTGCCGATGCTGCAGCGGCACCTGTTTACCCTGCTCCATCAAGATGCGGTGATGCACCTGATGCGGGTGGCCGCCGGGCTCGATTCGATTGTGCTGGGCGAAGGGCAGATCCTCGCTCAAATCAAGGTGACCCACAAGCTGGCCCAGCAAGGAAAAGGCGTCGATCGCATTCTCAACCAGCTCTTCAAGGCGGCGATCACCGGCGGCAAGCGGGTGCGCGAGGAGACCGACATCGGCAAAGGGGCGATCTCCGTCTCCTCGGCGGCGGTCGAGATGGCGATGCGCAAAAAGAACCGCCGCTCGCTGCAGGACCAGCGCTGCCTGGTGGTGGGAGCGGGCAAGATGGGCGAACTGGTGCTGCGCCACTTGATCTCCAAGGGAGCGCGCCAGATCATCGTGCTCAACCGCTCCCTCGAAAAGGCGGCCCAGATGGTCGAGCAGTTTGGCCTGATGCTGCCGGTGGCCACGATCGACGAGTTGGGCAATCACCTGGGCGCTGCCGACTTGATCTTTACCTGCACCTCGGCGAGCGAGCCGCTCATCAACTACGAGCGACTGAGCCAGGTGCGCCGCGAACAGCCCTTGATGATCTTCGACATCGCCGTGCCGCGCAACGTCGCCGTCGATGTCGAGGAGCTGTCGAATGTACATCTATTCAACGTCGATCACCTCAAGCAGGTGGTCGAGGAGAACCGCGCCTACCGCCAGCTGATGGTCCAGCAGTGCGAAGACATTCTTCTTCAGCAACTCGACGAATTTCTCGACTGGTGGCGCAACCTCGAGGCGGTGCCGACGATCAACTCCCTGCGCCAAAAAGTCGAGACCATCCGCGAGCAGGAACTCGAAAAAGCGCTCTCGCGCCTGGGCACCGAGTTTGGCGAAAAGCACCAGGGCATCATCGATTCGCTCACCCGTGCCATCGTCAACAAGATCCTCCACGATCCGATGGTGCAGCTGCGCGCCCAGCGCGATGTCGAGGCGCGCCGCCGGGCGCTGCAGACGCTGCAGACGCTCTTCAACCTCGAACCGCTGGGCAGCAACCCCGAGCCACCGGTCCTCTAG
- a CDS encoding substrate-binding domain-containing protein, whose translation MTRKIKSRHRSVWAFSLSVAALSASGLLAVSQPSQAQSLSCVSADSRANASGGFTIPGNCTQYFGNGATFPGLFYRRFADYFGIAIPANTGGQTGAVGTQPTTPTGSPRANTVQYNYCLTGSGNGRAVFVGTASASATCSYTASFSGGIVTPGNGTAAPAVFPTTSTANPPLFAGSDVPLSSSELSSYAANRQGSRGLPIQVPTVFGAVALAYNNNLTSTLSLSTSDLCGIFDGSLTDWSQIQGTGGLSGPINVIIRSDSSGTTNIFTSYLAAACGSGYYLSGGVNTFPTGLPQTARFVRVAGNDGIVNTVASTSFAVGYAEASFTAPFSTNTPSGQPAPRSALVQNPASGGGFVAPVVSTIRSSLGSVALQATNSSYPCVLQVNPSSLPVLPTNPAAYPIVGATYALLYSRYPSADQADAARGLFLNILGNAPFGRLGANDQVAQGLGFVVLTTGSTIQQRNDLRAQARACVSAITSP comes from the coding sequence ATGACAAGAAAGATCAAGTCTCGTCACCGTTCGGTATGGGCATTTTCTCTGTCCGTGGCCGCTCTCAGTGCCTCTGGCCTGCTCGCCGTCTCGCAACCGTCCCAGGCACAATCGCTGTCCTGCGTCTCTGCGGATAGCCGGGCCAACGCTTCCGGCGGTTTTACGATTCCAGGTAACTGCACCCAGTACTTCGGCAACGGTGCCACTTTCCCTGGTTTGTTCTACCGGCGCTTCGCAGACTACTTCGGCATTGCCATCCCGGCCAATACCGGTGGCCAGACCGGCGCTGTCGGCACGCAACCGACCACCCCGACCGGCTCTCCCCGCGCCAACACCGTTCAGTACAACTATTGTCTGACCGGCAGCGGCAACGGTCGCGCCGTTTTTGTCGGCACCGCCTCGGCTTCTGCCACCTGCTCGTACACGGCGAGTTTCTCCGGCGGCATCGTCACTCCCGGCAACGGCACCGCCGCCCCGGCGGTTTTTCCTACCACCTCGACAGCCAACCCTCCGCTCTTTGCCGGCAGCGACGTGCCCCTCAGCTCCAGCGAACTCAGCAGCTACGCCGCAAACCGCCAGGGTAGCCGTGGGCTGCCCATCCAGGTGCCCACCGTCTTTGGCGCGGTCGCCCTCGCCTACAACAACAACCTGACTTCGACCCTCAGCCTCAGCACCAGTGACCTGTGCGGTATCTTCGACGGCAGCCTGACCGACTGGAGCCAGATCCAGGGCACCGGCGGTCTGAGCGGGCCCATCAACGTCATCATCCGCTCCGACAGCAGCGGCACCACCAACATCTTCACCTCCTACCTGGCAGCGGCCTGCGGCTCCGGTTACTACCTGAGTGGCGGGGTCAACACCTTCCCGACCGGCCTGCCCCAGACAGCCCGCTTCGTGCGCGTCGCGGGCAACGACGGCATCGTCAATACCGTAGCGAGCACCAGCTTCGCCGTCGGCTACGCAGAAGCTTCCTTTACAGCACCTTTTTCGACAAACACCCCCAGCGGTCAACCGGCTCCCCGCTCGGCCCTGGTGCAGAACCCCGCTTCGGGGGGCGGATTTGTCGCTCCGGTGGTCTCGACGATCCGCTCCAGCCTGGGCAGTGTCGCTCTGCAGGCGACCAACTCCTCCTACCCCTGCGTGCTGCAGGTCAATCCCTCCAGCCTGCCGGTGCTGCCCACCAACCCCGCCGCCTACCCGATCGTCGGTGCCACCTACGCCCTGCTGTATAGCCGCTATCCCAGTGCCGATCAGGCAGATGCGGCCCGTGGCCTGTTTCTCAACATTCTGGGGAACGCTCCCTTCGGTCGCCTCGGTGCCAACGATCAGGTCGCCCAGGGCCTTGGCTTTGTCGTGCTGACCACCGGCAGCACGATCCAGCAGCGAAACGACCTGCGCGCCCAGGCCCGCGCCTGCGTAAGCGCCATCACCTCCCCTTAA
- a CDS encoding tetratricopeptide repeat protein, producing MGKARGFGGAQKPPPDEALVREALEVAAANLEAGRHTRAAGIYRQILERWPERAEALHGLGVVHHLEGDHEQAALLVEQATQRLPGYAQAHHNLGHIRVAQGRFKEAIRCYERAIALKPGNAEAHLALGYALEADRRFLEALGQYERATALAPDLAEAHYNLGNVLDQLGQPQRAETAYRAALALQPDHGLSHNNLGHLLQERGDLAEAEACYRRALTLAPDQARIHTNLGTVLEAQGQMQEALFSYEQALAIDPLDTAARWRVRLALPPIYRSETEIAFWRERFAAGLEALCANTPLATAAERERALAASGSQVNFYLQYQGLDDTDLQGGYGNLVARVLAASYPQWAGDLPVRPPKPGEKIRVGYASAHLLGHSGTRWLLGWLRHHDRSRFEIFCYHSGPETDAVTAAFKSAADHFHHLPGALEPVCGQVFSDRLHVLVYPDIGMEPLTTQMAALRLAPVQCAAWGHPVTTGLPTIDYYLSGEAMEPPDNPQRHYSETLVRLPRLGVCYPRPAPPPPNPTRNRAFFGLEDEQVLYLCCQSLFKYLPQHDGIFAQIACQLPAARFVFIAHPSEKITAVFRERLKRAFAARSLEWSDFCHLLPRQNYTDYLHLVQLADVFLDSFAFSGGNTSLEALALGLPVVTCPGFLMRSRLAAAALQGLGLKETIARDGEHYVEIALRLGIDPLWRQQIQARIDQNLAALFEDTACVSALEKFLEQVVSGPE from the coding sequence ATGGGCAAAGCCAGGGGATTTGGCGGGGCTCAAAAACCGCCGCCGGACGAGGCTCTCGTGCGCGAAGCCCTCGAAGTTGCAGCAGCCAACCTGGAGGCAGGCCGCCACACCCGCGCCGCTGGGATATACCGGCAGATTCTCGAGCGCTGGCCGGAGCGGGCGGAGGCTCTGCACGGCCTCGGGGTGGTCCATCACCTGGAGGGCGACCACGAGCAGGCTGCTCTCCTCGTCGAGCAGGCAACCCAGCGACTACCCGGTTACGCCCAGGCTCACCACAACCTGGGCCATATCCGGGTGGCTCAGGGGCGCTTCAAAGAAGCGATCCGCTGCTACGAACGGGCAATCGCCCTCAAGCCCGGCAACGCAGAAGCCCACCTGGCACTGGGCTACGCCCTCGAAGCCGATCGCCGGTTCCTAGAAGCGCTGGGGCAGTACGAGCGGGCGACTGCCCTTGCTCCCGATCTAGCCGAGGCCCACTACAACCTGGGCAACGTCCTCGATCAACTGGGCCAACCCCAGCGGGCCGAAACTGCCTACCGGGCGGCCCTCGCCCTCCAGCCGGATCATGGGCTGAGCCACAACAACCTGGGCCACCTGCTGCAGGAGCGGGGCGATCTGGCGGAGGCCGAGGCGTGCTACCGCCGCGCCCTCACCCTCGCCCCGGACCAAGCCCGCATCCACACCAACCTGGGCACCGTCCTCGAAGCCCAGGGCCAGATGCAGGAGGCGCTTTTTAGCTACGAGCAGGCCCTTGCGATCGATCCACTGGACACCGCCGCCCGCTGGCGGGTCCGGCTCGCCCTGCCGCCCATCTATCGCAGCGAAACCGAGATCGCCTTCTGGCGCGAGCGCTTCGCAGCCGGCCTCGAAGCGTTATGCGCGAACACGCCCCTTGCCACGGCGGCGGAGCGGGAGCGGGCACTGGCAGCGAGCGGGAGCCAGGTCAATTTTTATCTGCAGTACCAGGGCCTCGACGATACAGATTTGCAAGGCGGCTACGGCAATCTGGTCGCCCGCGTGCTGGCGGCCAGTTATCCGCAGTGGGCGGGCGATCTGCCGGTTCGCCCACCAAAGCCGGGCGAGAAGATCCGCGTCGGCTACGCTTCGGCCCACCTCCTGGGCCACAGCGGCACCCGCTGGCTGCTGGGCTGGTTGCGCCACCACGATCGCAGCCGATTTGAGATCTTTTGCTACCACAGTGGCCCTGAGACCGACGCCGTAACCGCCGCCTTCAAAAGCGCCGCCGACCACTTCCACCACCTGCCCGGTGCTCTCGAACCCGTCTGCGGGCAGGTTTTCTCCGACCGGCTGCACGTTCTTGTCTATCCAGACATCGGCATGGAGCCGCTTACGACCCAGATGGCCGCTCTGCGCCTTGCCCCTGTGCAGTGCGCCGCCTGGGGCCATCCGGTCACCACCGGCCTGCCCACCATCGACTACTATCTTTCTGGCGAAGCGATGGAGCCACCGGACAATCCCCAGCGCCACTACAGCGAAACCCTCGTTCGGCTGCCGCGCCTCGGGGTCTGCTACCCTCGCCCCGCCCCGCCGCCCCCCAATCCCACGAGAAACCGCGCCTTCTTTGGGCTCGAAGACGAGCAGGTGCTCTACCTGTGCTGCCAGTCGCTCTTTAAGTACCTGCCCCAGCACGACGGCATCTTTGCCCAGATTGCCTGCCAGTTGCCCGCTGCCCGCTTTGTTTTTATTGCCCACCCGAGCGAGAAGATCACCGCCGTCTTCCGCGAGCGCCTGAAGCGCGCCTTTGCCGCCAGGAGCCTTGAATGGAGCGACTTTTGCCACCTCCTGCCCCGCCAGAACTACACCGACTACCTGCACCTTGTCCAGCTAGCGGACGTGTTTCTCGATAGCTTCGCCTTCTCCGGGGGCAACACGAGCCTGGAAGCCCTGGCCCTCGGTTTGCCGGTCGTCACCTGTCCTGGCTTCCTGATGCGCAGCAGACTCGCCGCCGCCGCCCTGCAGGGGCTGGGCCTGAAGGAAACCATCGCGAGGGATGGAGAGCACTACGTCGAGATTGCCCTGCGCCTTGGAATCGATCCGCTCTGGCGGCAGCAGATCCAGGCCCGCATCGACCAGAACCTGGCGGCGCTTTTTGAGGACACTGCCTGCGTGAGCGCTCTAGAAAAGTTTCTGGAGCAGGTGGTCTCTGGCCCAGAGTAA
- a CDS encoding TonB-dependent receptor plug domain-containing protein, whose translation MGNLVQGRRGVKKRWPLGLLLLVLSPAAWAEETPSGVVRLEQLRRGAAGSAGDLNMPARPLIDVGELALLAAQGDPAQQRTPSAPQAEEEGEELAEVEVTGTRRTRPQRRETVTRYEIKKEQIEASGAVTISDALTKLSPGFFATNSLGGIDTERGTFLRGLDSRRFLVLVDGRPTTRPGNNRSIDLGRVGVTNIERIEVITGGAGLLYSADAVGGAINIITRVPQGPARVRLRSEQGSYGFSRYTFNLTGSNELAPTTAGFFGYEFNYERRSAYNNYFGTYYQEPVGEGIALQGTGVEALVPPDAPSTPTSAAALNNVLYQIPISFSKPFRSGYTFNDDFLAKFVYQPGSDHTLTLTFLKLSSRTGDQFAAPNLVPRCRIVPENYGISLELFDGGRLLPPIDPFSDNPERRTYTRCDVNVTPTPADQALSGRGDQALDEFTAALNYDWKPSPSSRLNLQGSWASSFADNPSSPGTRLVSANLVDAQLRYTLDVSPANTFNTGLQYNYARYTATPVVGAGGNQQPLTSFNRFFQPLPQPVVSPYFAVDFYKNSWSAYLTDQWRFFDEAVVLDLGTRITTDDFFGTFTTPGAGLRWNIGPKEQEILALRASWFESFKAPGLSQLFGYGGYSFTQVSDLGGQVDYVRNQLLRPETGVSYDFGFDLNLGPSAQFRLTYYRTQLTNGIVENVPISLQPLQISTLEGVIDNPAYANFTPEQLAQLQFTPCFGVGSIPATVNGVPACQNLITNVNAQSYLSTGWDFSFNWQVTPQFEIFASHSIVDARPVGNPVLNTFPDITTGLNLPLGSGGIQGGYFYNYQSLDVPFNTTNVLLRYNSPGGFRVALTGQFVGLRPRPDGGPHYYLPYNRWDLTFGVPLVPGLTLTGGVFNLFNDRSILADGTLAIGGGVLSPPTTFRAGVEVVF comes from the coding sequence ATGGGAAATCTTGTGCAAGGAAGGCGGGGGGTAAAAAAGCGATGGCCGCTGGGACTGCTGCTTCTGGTGCTCAGCCCGGCAGCCTGGGCAGAGGAGACTCCTTCAGGGGTGGTTCGCCTGGAGCAGTTGCGCAGGGGGGCGGCAGGCAGCGCAGGAGATCTGAATATGCCGGCAAGACCGCTCATCGACGTTGGTGAGCTGGCACTGCTTGCCGCCCAGGGCGATCCGGCCCAGCAGCGCACGCCATCTGCCCCGCAGGCAGAAGAAGAGGGGGAGGAGTTGGCGGAGGTCGAGGTGACCGGCACCCGCCGGACCCGGCCCCAGCGGCGGGAGACGGTGACGCGCTACGAGATTAAAAAAGAGCAAATTGAGGCGAGCGGAGCGGTGACAATCTCCGACGCCCTCACCAAGCTCTCCCCTGGTTTTTTTGCCACCAACTCTCTAGGCGGCATCGATACCGAGCGGGGCACCTTCTTGCGGGGTCTGGACTCGCGGCGTTTTCTGGTGCTGGTGGATGGCCGCCCGACCACCCGTCCGGGCAACAACCGCTCCATCGACCTCGGTCGGGTTGGGGTGACCAATATCGAGCGCATCGAGGTGATCACCGGCGGAGCCGGGCTGCTCTACAGCGCGGACGCGGTGGGCGGAGCGATCAACATCATCACCCGCGTGCCCCAGGGACCGGCGCGGGTCCGGCTGCGCAGCGAACAGGGCAGCTACGGCTTCAGCCGCTACACCTTCAACCTCACCGGCAGCAACGAACTTGCTCCGACCACGGCGGGTTTTTTTGGTTATGAGTTCAACTACGAGCGGCGCAGCGCTTATAACAACTACTTCGGCACCTACTACCAGGAGCCGGTGGGCGAGGGGATCGCCCTGCAGGGAACCGGTGTCGAAGCGCTGGTGCCGCCGGACGCGCCTTCGACGCCCACCTCGGCTGCAGCCTTAAACAACGTTCTCTACCAGATACCGATTTCTTTTAGTAAGCCCTTTCGCTCCGGGTACACCTTCAACGACGATTTTCTGGCTAAGTTCGTCTACCAGCCGGGCAGCGATCATACGCTGACGCTGACGTTTTTGAAGCTTTCTTCCCGCACCGGCGACCAGTTTGCCGCTCCCAACCTGGTGCCGCGCTGCCGCATCGTGCCCGAGAACTACGGCATCTCGCTGGAACTGTTCGACGGGGGCCGGTTGCTGCCCCCCATCGATCCGTTCTCGGACAACCCCGAGCGGCGTACCTACACCCGCTGCGATGTCAACGTCACCCCGACCCCGGCGGACCAGGCGCTCAGTGGCCGGGGGGACCAGGCTCTCGACGAATTTACAGCGGCGCTCAACTACGACTGGAAGCCTTCGCCCAGCAGCCGTCTGAACCTCCAGGGTTCCTGGGCGAGCAGCTTTGCGGACAACCCTTCTTCCCCCGGTACGCGCCTGGTCTCCGCCAATCTGGTGGACGCCCAACTGCGCTACACCCTGGATGTGTCGCCCGCCAACACGTTCAACACGGGCCTGCAGTACAACTACGCCCGCTACACGGCGACGCCGGTGGTAGGGGCCGGGGGAAACCAGCAACCGCTTACCTCCTTCAACCGGTTCTTCCAGCCACTGCCGCAGCCGGTGGTTTCGCCTTATTTCGCCGTCGATTTTTATAAAAACAGCTGGTCGGCTTACCTGACCGACCAGTGGCGCTTCTTCGATGAGGCGGTCGTGCTCGATCTGGGCACGCGCATCACCACCGACGACTTTTTTGGCACCTTTACCACGCCGGGGGCGGGCCTGCGCTGGAACATCGGTCCCAAAGAACAGGAGATCCTGGCGCTGCGGGCCAGCTGGTTCGAGAGCTTCAAAGCGCCGGGGCTATCCCAGCTTTTTGGCTACGGCGGCTACAGCTTCACCCAGGTGTCCGATCTGGGAGGCCAGGTAGATTACGTGCGCAACCAGCTTTTGCGCCCCGAGACCGGTGTGAGCTACGACTTTGGCTTCGATCTCAACCTTGGCCCTTCCGCCCAGTTTCGCCTGACCTACTACCGCACCCAACTGACCAACGGCATCGTCGAGAACGTGCCCATCAGCCTGCAACCGCTCCAGATCAGCACCCTCGAAGGGGTAATCGACAACCCGGCCTATGCCAACTTCACCCCGGAGCAGCTGGCACAGCTGCAGTTTACGCCCTGCTTCGGCGTGGGCTCGATTCCGGCGACAGTCAACGGTGTGCCGGCCTGCCAGAACCTGATCACCAACGTCAACGCCCAGTCGTACCTGAGCACCGGCTGGGATTTTTCTTTTAACTGGCAGGTAACGCCCCAGTTCGAGATCTTTGCCTCCCACTCGATCGTCGATGCCCGCCCCGTCGGCAACCCGGTGCTCAACACCTTCCCCGACATCACCACCGGGCTGAACCTGCCGCTCGGCTCCGGGGGCATTCAGGGGGGCTACTTCTACAACTACCAGTCTCTGGACGTCCCGTTCAATACGACCAACGTGCTTTTGCGCTACAACTCGCCCGGCGGGTTCCGCGTCGCGCTGACAGGACAATTCGTGGGTCTCAGGCCGCGCCCTGACGGTGGTCCGCACTACTACCTGCCCTACAACCGCTGGGATCTGACCTTCGGTGTGCCGCTGGTGCCCGGTTTGACCCTCACCGGCGGGGTGTTCAACCTCTTCAACGACCGCAGCATTCTGGCGGACGGCACCCTGGCTATCGGCGGCGGTGTGCTCTCGCCTCCTACCACCTTTCGAGCCGGTGTCGAGGTCGTGTTCTAG
- a CDS encoding choice-of-anchor J domain-containing protein, translating into MRRIVLFLSLAALLTIASHPAQAIGVETLSEGFEDVSALPGEGWSLVNQSNPAFDDPTDPLQGWFQGTSDLFTTSDGPSNSYIAADFSSTPGDPFTGVGTVNNYLITPELDISQGGAFSFSTRTFVGAEGNFSLNVLLCTTDCSNTANFNTSLLSLSNNQAQGSFYPGSLASSDAFENFSVDIAAQANGEASRIAFQFTTPEGGTASTTFPAVGIDTVNYVPEPTVGISSGLLLLLGGAALRRRWRPRS; encoded by the coding sequence ATGCGCAGAATCGTCCTGTTTCTGTCATTGGCTGCCTTGCTTACGATCGCAAGTCATCCAGCCCAGGCGATTGGGGTCGAGACCCTGAGCGAGGGTTTCGAGGATGTCAGTGCTCTACCGGGCGAGGGTTGGTCGCTTGTCAATCAGAGCAACCCGGCCTTCGATGACCCCACCGATCCGCTGCAGGGCTGGTTTCAGGGCACTTCCGACTTGTTTACCACCAGCGACGGACCCTCCAATTCCTACATCGCGGCAGATTTCAGCAGCACCCCCGGCGATCCGTTTACCGGCGTGGGCACGGTCAACAACTACCTCATCACCCCAGAACTCGACATCAGCCAGGGGGGAGCCTTCTCCTTCTCCACCCGGACTTTCGTAGGCGCTGAGGGAAACTTTTCGCTCAACGTGCTGCTGTGTACCACCGACTGCAGCAACACGGCCAACTTCAACACCTCGCTGCTCAGCCTCTCCAACAATCAAGCCCAGGGTTCTTTCTATCCCGGTTCGCTTGCTTCCAGCGACGCCTTTGAGAACTTCTCGGTCGATATTGCTGCCCAGGCAAACGGCGAAGCAAGCCGCATCGCCTTTCAGTTCACCACCCCCGAGGGTGGCACCGCCAGCACGACCTTTCCTGCCGTCGGCATCGATACGGTGAACTACGTTCCCGAACCCACGGTGGGAATATCCTCCGGGCTGCTTCTTTTGCTGGGTGGAGCTGCCCTGCGCCGTCGCTGGCGGCCCCGCAGCTAA
- a CDS encoding tetratricopeptide repeat protein, producing the protein MKRARGFGKPSPSRTPPLDRWLRTADAHYRSCELDAARALYCQILDAAPQHPDALHRLGLLLYLQGDPFSAEAPLSQLVALHPVDASAHNNLGVVLEAQGRAEEAEAGYRRAIALDPQLSAAHNGLGNALLEQGDAPGAEASYRQAIALDPGYAEAHNGLGNALLEQGDPQAALVAYEQAVQLQPDLADAQANCAYLRLLLGDFERGWQAYEWRWRTGWAARPETILGRPRWDGSDLAGRAVLLVAEQGFGDTIQFVRYAPLVSGRGASRVFLLCRPAERRLLSTCGGIDGLLVQGESLPDFDLCAPLGSLPGLFGPELPAQVPYLRPPAAPADPSWIGRVSATGALRVGLVWSATRLRYHDRKRCCPLQLLAPLLEWPELAWFSLYKGEAGKAELEPYRAHIVDLGPYLQDFADTAWAMTQLDLIITVDTATAHLAGALGLPVWILLPCVPDWRWMLQRSDSPWYPSARLFRQSTPGDWQGVIQQLAVALGQWCGKEPAYVPAPAVSATGSQNLSPIAIAIPRAVQLAARHHEAGRRQQAKDIYAWILRHDPDHPDATAGIGMLALEAGDTQTAQAALRRVIALKPQDALAHYQLAQVYLSLDKTAQAEVHCERALTLDPALAEAHVTLAHLLAVRGALAEAQKHLECSLKLRPDFAGARNNLGNLLQQQGRLEEALECYRQALASKPDLEAAWLNYDRLLSDLAATRQKAD; encoded by the coding sequence ATGAAGCGGGCCAGAGGTTTCGGTAAACCGTCGCCGTCGCGCACTCCCCCTCTGGACCGGTGGCTGCGCACTGCCGATGCGCACTACCGCTCCTGCGAGCTGGATGCCGCTCGCGCACTCTACTGCCAGATCCTCGACGCTGCACCGCAGCATCCGGACGCCCTGCATCGGCTGGGTCTTCTTTTGTACTTGCAGGGCGATCCCTTCAGCGCCGAGGCACCGCTCAGCCAACTGGTCGCCCTGCACCCGGTCGATGCCAGTGCCCACAACAATCTGGGGGTGGTTCTGGAGGCCCAGGGCCGGGCCGAGGAAGCGGAGGCCGGCTATCGGCGGGCGATTGCCCTCGATCCGCAGTTGAGCGCTGCCCACAACGGCCTGGGTAATGCGCTCTTAGAACAGGGCGACGCGCCGGGGGCGGAGGCCAGCTACCGGCAGGCGATTGCCCTGGACCCCGGTTACGCCGAGGCCCACAACGGCCTCGGTAACGCGCTATTAGAGCAGGGCGACCCGCAGGCTGCCCTCGTTGCCTACGAACAGGCCGTGCAACTGCAGCCCGATCTGGCGGACGCCCAGGCCAACTGCGCCTACCTCCGCCTGCTATTGGGCGATTTTGAGCGGGGATGGCAAGCCTACGAGTGGCGGTGGCGCACCGGTTGGGCCGCTAGGCCGGAGACAATCCTGGGCCGTCCGCGCTGGGACGGCAGCGATCTGGCGGGCAGGGCGGTGCTGCTGGTAGCAGAGCAGGGTTTTGGCGACACCATCCAGTTTGTCCGCTACGCGCCTTTAGTCAGTGGGCGGGGAGCGAGCCGCGTCTTCTTGCTCTGTCGCCCGGCAGAGCGGCGGTTGCTTTCTACCTGCGGGGGCATCGACGGGCTGCTGGTGCAGGGAGAATCGCTGCCGGATTTTGATCTCTGCGCCCCCCTCGGCAGTCTGCCCGGTCTTTTTGGTCCGGAGCTGCCGGCCCAGGTGCCCTACCTGCGCCCTCCCGCCGCTCCCGCTGATCCGTCCTGGATTGGGCGGGTGAGCGCTACCGGCGCTTTGCGCGTTGGCCTGGTCTGGTCTGCCACCCGGCTGCGCTACCACGACCGCAAGCGCTGCTGTCCCCTGCAACTATTGGCACCCCTGCTGGAGTGGCCGGAGCTTGCGTGGTTCAGCCTCTATAAAGGCGAGGCAGGTAAAGCAGAACTGGAGCCTTACCGGGCGCACATCGTCGATCTCGGACCCTATCTGCAGGATTTTGCCGACACAGCCTGGGCGATGACCCAGCTGGATCTCATCATCACTGTCGATACAGCTACTGCCCATCTGGCGGGGGCGCTGGGCCTGCCGGTGTGGATCTTGTTGCCCTGTGTACCGGACTGGCGGTGGATGCTGCAGCGCTCCGACAGCCCCTGGTATCCGAGTGCGCGGCTGTTTCGCCAGTCCACCCCCGGCGACTGGCAGGGGGTGATCCAGCAGCTCGCCGTCGCCCTGGGACAGTGGTGCGGCAAAGAGCCGGCCTACGTCCCTGCCCCTGCTGTGTCGGCTACCGGCAGTCAAAATTTGTCACCGATCGCAATAGCGATCCCCCGTGCGGTGCAACTGGCGGCGCGCCACCACGAGGCGGGTCGGCGGCAACAGGCAAAAGACATCTACGCCTGGATACTGCGCCACGATCCGGACCACCCCGATGCCACAGCAGGAATCGGGATGCTCGCCCTGGAGGCTGGAGACACCCAGACTGCCCAGGCCGCCCTGCGCCGGGTCATCGCCCTCAAACCCCAGGACGCACTGGCCCACTACCAGCTCGCCCAGGTGTACCTGTCGCTGGATAAGACCGCCCAGGCGGAGGTCCACTGTGAGCGGGCGCTTACCCTCGATCCGGCCCTGGCCGAGGCGCACGTCACCCTGGCCCACCTGCTGGCGGTACGGGGAGCCCTGGCGGAGGCGCAGAAACATCTGGAATGCTCCCTCAAGCTCCGCCCCGACTTTGCCGGTGCCCGCAACAACCTGGGCAACCTCCTGCAGCAACAGGGACGCCTGGAAGAAGC